The Candidatus Pantoea soli genome window below encodes:
- the nfsA gene encoding oxygen-insensitive NADPH nitroreductase: MTPTIDLLCSHRSIRAFTEQGIDDAQRSAIIAAAQAASTSSFLQCSSIIRITDREKREQLVQLTGGQQWVSDAAEFWVFCADFNRHLQICPDAQLGRAEQLLLGCVDTALMAQNAMVAAESLGLGGVFIGGIRNSIAQVTELLELPKFVLPLFGFCIGHPDASPDVKPRMPPAMLVHENHYQPLDKAVLAEYDRQITAYYQQRDSNQRSETWSQLIQRLIIKETRPFMLDYLHQQGWATR, from the coding sequence ATGACGCCGACAATAGATCTGTTATGCAGCCACCGTTCCATTCGCGCTTTTACTGAGCAGGGGATTGACGACGCCCAGCGCAGCGCGATTATTGCTGCTGCTCAGGCGGCCTCCACCTCCAGCTTTTTACAGTGCTCTTCTATTATTCGCATCACCGATCGGGAAAAACGTGAACAGCTGGTGCAGCTGACCGGCGGCCAGCAGTGGGTGAGTGACGCCGCGGAGTTCTGGGTATTCTGCGCGGATTTTAATCGCCATCTGCAGATCTGCCCCGATGCGCAACTGGGCCGCGCCGAGCAGCTGCTGCTGGGCTGTGTGGATACGGCGCTGATGGCGCAAAACGCCATGGTAGCGGCCGAATCGCTGGGGCTGGGCGGCGTGTTTATTGGTGGTATCCGTAACAGCATTGCGCAGGTGACGGAACTGCTGGAACTGCCGAAGTTCGTGCTGCCGCTGTTTGGCTTCTGCATCGGTCATCCGGACGCGTCACCCGACGTCAAACCGCGTATGCCGCCCGCCATGCTGGTGCACGAAAACCACTATCAGCCGCTGGATAAGGCGGTGCTGGCTGAGTACGATCGGCAGATTACCGCCTACTATCAGCAGCGAGACAGCAATCAGCGGTCTGAAACCTGGAGCCAGTTGATCCAGCGCCTGATCATCAAAGAAACCCGTCCGTTTATGCTGGATTATCTGCATCAGCAGGGCTGGGCCACGCGTTAA
- the ybjG gene encoding undecaprenyl-diphosphate phosphatase translates to MEAINHTLFLWINATPDSPAWLLSLATFIAKDLIAIVPLLIVALWLWGPHAQLPSQRALVLKTGMALLYALAISWCVGQLLPHPRPFAIGFGHQFLSHAADDSYPSDHGTTIFTFALAFLCWHRRWSGIILLAVGSAIAWSRVYLGVHWPLDMLGGFLVGMLGCLASQLAWQLYGQRMLALTHQVYRALFAMPIKKGWVRG, encoded by the coding sequence ATGGAAGCCATTAACCACACCCTGTTTTTATGGATCAATGCCACGCCGGATTCACCGGCCTGGCTGCTGAGCCTGGCGACGTTTATCGCCAAAGATCTGATTGCGATTGTGCCGCTGCTGATCGTGGCGCTCTGGCTGTGGGGGCCGCACGCGCAGCTGCCGTCGCAGCGGGCACTCGTGCTGAAAACCGGCATGGCGCTGCTCTATGCGCTGGCGATCTCCTGGTGTGTGGGACAGCTGCTGCCGCATCCGCGTCCGTTTGCCATCGGCTTCGGCCATCAGTTCCTGTCCCATGCGGCGGATGACTCCTACCCGAGCGATCACGGCACCACTATTTTTACCTTTGCGCTGGCGTTTCTGTGCTGGCATCGCCGCTGGTCCGGGATAATTTTACTGGCCGTCGGCAGCGCCATTGCCTGGTCACGCGTCTATCTGGGCGTGCACTGGCCGCTGGATATGCTGGGCGGTTTTCTGGTCGGCATGCTGGGCTGTCTCGCTTCGCAGCTCGCCTGGCAGCTGTACGGTCAGCGCATGCTGGCGCTGACCCATCAGGTGTATCGAGCCCTGTTTGCCATGCCCATTAAAAAGGGCTGGGTACGCGGCTGA
- a CDS encoding GrxA family glutaredoxin, which yields MIAVIFGRSSCPYCVRAKELATKLTSERDDFNYQYVDIQATGITKADLEARAGKPVSTVPQIFLDDQHIGGYTEFAAWTKENLGVEV from the coding sequence ATGATTGCAGTGATTTTTGGCCGTTCCAGCTGCCCTTACTGCGTACGCGCAAAAGAGTTAGCGACGAAGTTAACCAGTGAGCGTGACGATTTTAACTATCAGTACGTGGATATTCAGGCGACCGGCATCACCAAAGCCGATCTCGAAGCGCGTGCCGGCAAGCCGGTTTCCACCGTGCCGCAGATCTTCCTCGACGATCAGCATATCGGTGGCTACACCGAATTTGCCGCCTGGACAAAAGAAAATCTGGGTGTTGAAGTCTGA
- a CDS encoding YbjN domain-containing protein, whose protein sequence is MDSLVVPDIDMLRRWLDQQNITWFECDACQALHLPHMQNFDGVFDAKIDLVDNVILFSALAEVKPTALIPLVGDLSQINASSLTVKAFIDIQDDNLPKLIVCQSISITAGLTFGQFAHFMKQSEEGISMVIMEAFANHLLMMGEEEDRTPVSSSHSQLH, encoded by the coding sequence ATGGATTCACTGGTCGTTCCTGACATCGACATGCTGCGTCGCTGGCTGGATCAACAAAATATCACCTGGTTCGAATGCGACGCCTGTCAGGCTTTGCATCTGCCGCATATGCAGAATTTTGACGGGGTGTTTGACGCGAAAATCGACCTGGTGGATAACGTAATCCTCTTTTCAGCCCTGGCTGAAGTGAAGCCGACGGCGCTGATCCCGCTGGTGGGCGATCTGTCGCAGATCAACGCCAGCTCACTGACGGTGAAGGCGTTTATCGATATTCAGGATGACAACCTGCCCAAGCTGATTGTGTGTCAGTCCATCAGCATCACGGCCGGCCTGACGTTTGGCCAGTTCGCGCATTTTATGAAGCAGAGCGAAGAGGGCATTTCCATGGTGATCATGGAAGCGTTCGCCAATCATTTACTGATGATGGGTGAAGAAGAAGACCGCACGCCGGTGAGCAGCAGCCACAGCCAGCTGCACTGA
- a CDS encoding aspartate:alanine antiporter: MNINVAELLSGNDVLLLFVVLALGLCLGKLRLGSVQLGNSIGVLVVSLILGQQHFAINTDALSLGFMLFIFCVGTEAGPNFFSIFFRDGKNYFFLAIVMVVSALLIALTLGKVFGWDIGLTAGMLAGSMTSTPVLVGAGDTLRQSISDAPLLSRMQDNLSLGYALTYLIGLVSLIFGARYLPRLQHQDLPTCAQQIARERGLDADSQRKVFLPVIRAYRVGPELVAWSGGKNLRELGIHRQTGCYIERLRRNGILASPDGDAVLQLGDEISLVGYPDAHARLDASFRNGKEVFDRDLLDMRIVTEEIVVKNHNAVNKRLSHLKLTDHGCFLNRVIRSQIEMPIDDSIMLNKGDVLQVSGEARRVKTLADRIGFIAIHSQMTDLLAFCAFFIIGLMIGMITFQFSNFSFGIGNAAGLLFAGIMLGFLRANHPTFGYIPQGALTMVKEFGLMVFMAGVGLSAGSGLQHGLGSAGALMLLSGLLVSLLPVVICYLFGAYVLKMNRALLFGAIMGARTCAPAMEIISDTARSSIPALGYAGTYAIANVLLTLAGTLIVIIWPLLPF; this comes from the coding sequence GTGAACATAAACGTCGCAGAATTGTTAAGTGGAAATGACGTTCTGTTATTATTTGTCGTTTTAGCGCTCGGGCTCTGCCTGGGGAAATTACGTCTTGGCTCGGTTCAGCTGGGTAATTCTATTGGTGTGCTGGTGGTTTCCCTGATTCTGGGTCAGCAACATTTCGCCATAAATACCGACGCGCTGAGCCTTGGCTTTATGCTGTTTATTTTTTGTGTGGGCACAGAAGCCGGTCCTAACTTTTTCTCTATCTTTTTCCGCGACGGTAAAAACTACTTCTTTCTGGCCATTGTGATGGTGGTAAGTGCCCTGCTGATTGCCCTGACGCTGGGTAAAGTGTTTGGCTGGGACATTGGCCTGACGGCCGGTATGCTGGCCGGCTCTATGACCTCCACGCCGGTGCTGGTCGGTGCCGGCGATACGCTGCGGCAGAGCATCAGCGACGCGCCGCTGCTGAGCCGCATGCAGGATAATCTCAGCCTGGGTTACGCACTGACCTACCTGATTGGTCTGGTCAGCCTGATTTTTGGCGCGCGCTATTTGCCACGCCTGCAGCATCAGGATCTGCCCACCTGCGCCCAGCAAATTGCGCGCGAGCGCGGCCTGGATGCCGACAGCCAGCGCAAAGTTTTTCTGCCGGTGATCCGCGCCTACCGCGTAGGCCCGGAGCTGGTGGCGTGGAGCGGCGGTAAAAACCTGCGCGAACTGGGCATTCATCGCCAGACCGGCTGCTATATCGAACGTCTGCGCCGCAACGGTATCCTCGCCAGTCCGGATGGTGATGCCGTGCTGCAGCTGGGCGATGAGATTTCGCTGGTGGGGTATCCGGACGCCCATGCGCGGCTGGATGCCAGCTTTCGTAACGGCAAAGAGGTGTTTGACCGCGATCTGCTGGACATGCGCATCGTGACGGAAGAGATTGTGGTGAAAAATCACAACGCGGTGAATAAACGCCTCAGTCATCTGAAACTGACCGATCACGGCTGTTTCCTGAACCGCGTGATTCGCAGCCAGATTGAGATGCCCATTGATGACAGCATCATGCTGAATAAAGGCGATGTGCTGCAGGTTAGCGGTGAAGCGCGCCGGGTGAAAACCCTGGCTGACCGCATTGGCTTTATTGCCATTCACAGCCAGATGACCGATCTGCTGGCGTTCTGCGCCTTCTTTATCATTGGCCTGATGATCGGCATGATCACCTTCCAGTTCAGCAATTTCAGCTTTGGCATCGGCAACGCGGCCGGTCTGCTGTTTGCCGGCATCATGCTCGGCTTCCTGCGCGCCAACCACCCGACCTTTGGCTATATTCCGCAGGGCGCGCTGACCATGGTGAAAGAGTTTGGGCTGATGGTGTTTATGGCCGGTGTCGGTCTCAGCGCCGGCAGTGGCCTGCAGCACGGGCTGGGCAGCGCCGGCGCGCTGATGCTGCTGAGCGGCTTGCTGGTCAGCCTGCTGCCGGTGGTGATCTGCTATCTGTTTGGCGCCTATGTGCTGAAAATGAACCGTGCGCTGCTGTTCGGTGCCATCATGGGCGCGCGCACCTGCGCACCGGCGATGGAGATCATCAGCGATACCGCTCGCAGCAGCATCCCGGCGCTGGGCTATGCCGGCACCTATGCCATTGCCAACGTGTTACTGACGCTGGCCGGTACGCTTATCGTTATTATCTGGCCGCTTTTGCCGTTCTGA
- a CDS encoding phosphatase PAP2 family protein translates to MQLSSKLNNPATRNNIKSTTIYSLSPRFYATNLILLAIFGLLFLLWSRHESLDIALSQRWFDPLTQRFPLQHNRWLDLINHRLVKDAIIAGAVLLLLSGLRQRNGRRVLVALLFGLGPLVVGLLKAHSAHSCPWDLALFGGKAASFVLLDAVPANSGPGQCFPGGHASSGFALMALFFLWWPEHPRRALLALLIGMLTGLLMGYGQVMRGAHFFSHNLWAGWWVWLSQVLIFAGVSFWMNTMRKRDGSH, encoded by the coding sequence ATGCAACTTTCATCAAAGTTAAACAATCCGGCAACCCGCAATAACATTAAGAGCACGACTATTTATTCTTTATCGCCGCGCTTTTACGCTACCAACCTTATTTTACTGGCAATTTTTGGCCTGCTGTTTCTGCTGTGGTCACGTCATGAAAGCCTGGATATTGCGCTCAGTCAGCGCTGGTTTGATCCGCTGACGCAGCGTTTTCCGCTGCAGCACAACCGCTGGCTGGACCTGATCAACCACCGGCTGGTGAAAGATGCGATCATCGCCGGTGCGGTGCTGCTGCTGCTAAGCGGCCTTCGCCAGCGTAATGGCCGCCGCGTGCTGGTGGCGCTGCTGTTCGGCCTGGGGCCGCTGGTTGTCGGGCTGCTGAAGGCGCACAGCGCGCACTCCTGCCCGTGGGATCTGGCGCTGTTTGGCGGCAAGGCGGCCAGCTTCGTGCTGCTGGATGCCGTACCGGCAAACAGCGGTCCGGGGCAGTGTTTTCCCGGCGGGCACGCCTCCAGCGGCTTTGCACTGATGGCGCTGTTTTTCCTCTGGTGGCCGGAACATCCGCGTCGCGCGCTGCTGGCGCTGCTGATTGGGATGCTGACCGGACTGCTGATGGGCTACGGCCAGGTCATGCGCGGCGCGCACTTCTTTTCCCACAATCTGTGGGCCGGCTGGTGGGTGTGGCTGAGTCAGGTGCTGATTTTTGCTGGTGTGTCTTTTTGGATGAATACGATGAGGAAAAGGGATGGAAGCCATTAA
- the potG gene encoding putrescine ABC transporter ATP-binding subunit PotG, whose amino-acid sequence MNDAIPRPQHKTAKALTPLLEIRNLTKSFDGQHAVDDVSLTIYKGEIFALLGASGCGKSTLLRMLAGFEIPSSGQIVLDGQDLSHVPPYQRPINMMFQSYALFPHMTVEQNIAFGLKQDKLPKGEISSRVAEMLALVHMEEYARRKPHQLSGGQRQRVALARSLAKRPKLLLLDEPMGALDKKLRDRMQHEVVDILERVGATCVMVTHDQEEAMTMAGRIAIMNRGKFVQIGEPEEIYEHPTSRYSAEFIGSVNVFDGLLRERREDGLVLDAPGLVHPLKVQTDVSVVDNVPVHVALRPEKVMLCDDVPADGCNFAVGEVVHIAYLGDLSIYHVRLQSGQMISAQLQNAHRYRKGAPTWGDEVRLCWDADSCVVLTV is encoded by the coding sequence GTGAACGACGCGATTCCCCGCCCACAACATAAAACGGCTAAGGCGTTAACGCCGCTGCTGGAAATTCGCAATCTGACCAAATCTTTTGACGGCCAGCACGCCGTGGATGATGTCAGTCTGACCATTTACAAAGGTGAAATTTTTGCCCTGCTTGGTGCGTCCGGCTGCGGTAAGTCGACGCTGCTGCGCATGCTGGCGGGGTTTGAAATCCCCAGCAGCGGCCAGATTGTGCTGGACGGACAGGACCTGTCACACGTGCCGCCTTATCAGCGGCCAATCAACATGATGTTCCAGTCCTACGCGCTGTTTCCGCACATGACGGTGGAGCAAAACATCGCGTTTGGCCTGAAGCAGGACAAGCTGCCGAAAGGGGAAATCAGCAGCCGCGTGGCGGAGATGCTGGCGCTGGTGCACATGGAAGAGTACGCCAGGCGTAAGCCGCATCAGCTCTCCGGCGGTCAGCGGCAGCGCGTGGCGCTGGCGCGCAGCCTGGCCAAGCGGCCCAAACTGCTGCTGCTGGATGAGCCAATGGGGGCGCTGGATAAAAAACTGCGCGACCGTATGCAGCATGAGGTGGTCGATATTCTCGAGCGCGTCGGCGCAACCTGCGTCATGGTCACGCACGATCAGGAAGAGGCGATGACCATGGCAGGCCGTATCGCCATCATGAATCGCGGCAAGTTTGTGCAGATTGGCGAGCCGGAAGAGATCTATGAGCATCCGACCAGTCGCTACAGCGCCGAGTTTATCGGATCGGTCAACGTGTTCGACGGCCTCCTGCGCGAGCGCCGCGAAGACGGGCTGGTGCTGGATGCGCCGGGCCTGGTGCATCCGCTCAAAGTACAAACCGATGTCTCGGTGGTTGATAACGTGCCGGTGCACGTGGCGCTGCGCCCGGAAAAAGTGATGCTGTGCGACGATGTCCCGGCAGATGGCTGTAACTTTGCCGTGGGTGAGGTGGTGCACATTGCTTATCTTGGCGATCTGTCGATTTACCATGTCCGGCTGCAAAGCGGGCAGATGATCAGCGCACAGCTGCAGAACGCACATCGCTACCGCAAAGGCGCGCCGACCTGGGGTGACGAAGTGCGGCTGTGCTGGGATGCGGACAGCTGTGTGGTCCTGACGGTTTAA
- the potF gene encoding spermidine/putrescine ABC transporter substrate-binding protein PotF yields MINHKKKWLPGVVAGVLMAAAMGTQAEDKTLHVYNWSDYIAADTVPNFEKQTGIKVVYDVFDSNEVLEGKLMAGSTGYDVVVPSSSFLARQLQSGVFQELDKSKLPNYKNLDPDLMAKVAQHDPGNKYAIPYLWGTTGIGYNIDKVKAALGTDAPVNSWDLVMKPENLEKLKSCGVSFLDAPEEIFATVLNYLGKDPNSTDAKDYTGAATDLLLKLRPNIRYFHSSQYINDLANGNICVAIGWSGDILQAKDRAVKANNGVHLGYSVPKEGALAFFDMMAIPKDAKNLDAAYQWLNYIMDPKVIADVSNKMNYANGNKASLPLINADVRNNPGIFPTPEAMAKLFVLKVQDPKLDRARTRAWTKVKSGK; encoded by the coding sequence ATGATCAACCACAAGAAAAAATGGTTGCCAGGTGTGGTTGCCGGTGTGCTGATGGCTGCGGCCATGGGAACGCAGGCAGAAGACAAAACGCTGCACGTGTATAACTGGTCTGATTATATTGCTGCCGATACGGTGCCGAATTTCGAAAAGCAGACCGGCATTAAAGTGGTCTACGACGTGTTTGACTCCAATGAAGTTCTGGAAGGCAAACTGATGGCCGGTTCCACCGGGTATGACGTCGTGGTGCCTTCTTCCAGCTTCCTTGCGCGCCAGCTGCAATCCGGCGTGTTTCAGGAGCTGGACAAGAGCAAGCTGCCTAATTACAAAAACCTCGATCCGGATCTGATGGCCAAAGTGGCGCAGCACGATCCCGGCAATAAGTATGCTATCCCGTACCTGTGGGGCACCACCGGCATTGGCTATAACATCGATAAAGTGAAAGCCGCCTTAGGTACTGACGCGCCGGTGAACAGCTGGGATCTGGTCATGAAGCCGGAAAACCTGGAAAAACTGAAAAGCTGCGGTGTCTCTTTCCTGGATGCGCCGGAAGAGATTTTCGCCACCGTGCTGAACTATCTGGGTAAAGATCCGAACAGCACCGATGCCAAAGACTACACCGGTGCCGCAACCGATCTGCTGCTGAAGCTGCGTCCGAATATCCGCTACTTCCACTCTTCGCAGTACATCAACGATCTGGCAAACGGCAACATCTGCGTGGCGATTGGCTGGTCAGGTGACATTCTGCAGGCGAAAGACCGTGCGGTAAAAGCCAACAACGGCGTGCACCTGGGTTACAGCGTGCCGAAAGAGGGCGCCCTGGCGTTCTTTGACATGATGGCAATTCCAAAAGACGCCAAAAACCTTGATGCCGCGTATCAGTGGCTGAACTACATCATGGATCCGAAAGTGATCGCCGATGTCTCCAACAAAATGAACTATGCCAACGGCAACAAAGCCTCGCTGCCGCTGATCAATGCCGACGTCCGCAATAACCCGGGTATCTTCCCGACGCCGGAAGCGATGGCGAAGCTGTTTGTGCTCAAGGTCCAGGATCCGAAACTGGATCGTGCGCGCACCCGTGCATGGACTAAAGTAAAAAGTGGTAAGTAA
- the ybjM gene encoding inner membrane protein YbjM, which yields MLQRNNRWPASVLGVMLYTLVFIFAHHFWLATAAQAVRGQPELLLFLLPGMLMALLQPERPLIATLWGALAGSVLGLAWLMLAVPMTHSVLLVVAWGLSALFWAGCGALLVRLLRIMLAMRAG from the coding sequence ATGTTGCAGCGCAATAATCGCTGGCCAGCATCGGTTCTGGGCGTGATGCTTTATACGCTGGTGTTTATTTTTGCACACCATTTCTGGCTGGCGACCGCCGCGCAGGCGGTACGCGGTCAGCCGGAACTGCTGCTGTTTCTGTTGCCGGGCATGCTGATGGCTTTGCTGCAACCGGAACGGCCGCTGATCGCCACTTTATGGGGCGCGCTGGCGGGCAGCGTGCTGGGTCTGGCCTGGCTGATGCTGGCGGTGCCGATGACGCACAGCGTGCTGCTGGTGGTCGCCTGGGGACTGAGTGCGCTGTTCTGGGCGGGCTGCGGGGCGCTGCTGGTGCGTTTACTGCGGATTATGCTGGCGATGCGTGCTGGCTGA
- the rimK gene encoding 30S ribosomal protein S6--L-glutamate ligase, whose protein sequence is MKMAILTRDGSLYSCKRLRDVAEERGHQVQIIDPLSCYMNINSDSPAVHYRGEPLGHFDAVIPRIGTATTFYGTAVLRQFEMLGSYPLNESVAITRARDKLRSLQLLAREGIDMPITGFASSPDDTQDLIAMVGGAPLVVKLVEGTQGIGVVLAETRQAAESVIDAFRGLNAHILVQEFIKEARGRDIRCLVIGNQVVAAIEREAKEGDFRSNLHRGGQARTISITDQEREIAVKAAGTLGLEVAGVDILRASRGPLVMEVNASPGLEGIEGCTGLNIAAMMIAWIEQHACPGYRPKTGG, encoded by the coding sequence ATGAAGATGGCCATTCTCACGCGTGATGGATCGCTTTATTCGTGTAAACGGCTGCGCGATGTCGCCGAAGAGCGTGGCCATCAGGTGCAGATCATCGATCCGCTCTCCTGCTATATGAACATCAACTCGGATTCGCCCGCGGTGCACTATCGGGGTGAACCGCTGGGGCATTTCGATGCGGTGATTCCGCGTATTGGCACGGCCACCACCTTTTATGGCACGGCGGTGCTGCGCCAGTTTGAAATGCTGGGCAGCTATCCGCTGAATGAGTCTGTGGCCATCACGCGTGCGCGCGATAAGCTGCGTTCGCTGCAGCTGCTGGCGCGGGAAGGCATTGATATGCCGATTACCGGTTTTGCCTCGTCGCCGGATGATACGCAGGATCTTATCGCGATGGTGGGCGGCGCGCCGCTGGTGGTTAAGCTGGTGGAGGGCACGCAGGGCATTGGTGTGGTGCTGGCAGAGACGCGCCAGGCGGCAGAGAGCGTCATCGATGCGTTTCGTGGCCTGAATGCCCACATTCTGGTGCAGGAGTTCATTAAAGAAGCGCGCGGCCGCGACATCCGCTGTCTGGTGATCGGCAATCAGGTGGTGGCGGCGATTGAACGCGAAGCCAAAGAGGGCGATTTTCGCTCTAATCTGCATCGCGGCGGACAGGCGCGCACCATCAGCATTACCGATCAGGAGCGCGAGATAGCGGTGAAAGCGGCCGGAACGCTGGGACTGGAAGTGGCCGGGGTGGATATTCTGCGCGCCAGCCGGGGGCCGCTGGTGATGGAGGTGAACGCTTCGCCTGGGCTGGAAGGCATTGAAGGCTGCACCGGTTTAAATATTGCCGCCATGATGATCGCCTGGATCGAACAGCATGCCTGCCCCGGTTATCGTCCGAAAACCGGCGGCTGA
- a CDS encoding serine hydrolase, protein MLIPAASQAEQAPAAPQIDAKAWILMDYNSGKVLAESNADQRLDPASLTKMMTSYVVGQALKSGKITNDDMVTIGQDAWATGNPKLRGSSLMFLKPGDRIPVSELNKGVVIQSGNDACIALADYVAGSQDAFIGLMNNYVKAFGLQNTHFMTVHGLDAEGQYSTARDMAIIGQRLISDVPDEYALNSEKEFTFNKIKQMNRNRLLWSSNLKVDGIKTGHTSGAGNNLVASAKEGDMRLISVVLGAQTDAIRFRESEKLLTWGFRFYETVTPIKSDKPFAQQRVWFGDKSQVNLGVAKDAAITLPKGQMKNLKASYTLSTPQLEAPLKKDQVVGTIDFQLDGKTIEQRPLVAMEDVPEGGFIGRIWDFIMMKMTGWFGKWFS, encoded by the coding sequence ATGCTTATCCCTGCCGCTTCACAGGCCGAACAGGCCCCTGCCGCGCCGCAAATTGATGCCAAAGCCTGGATACTGATGGATTACAACAGCGGGAAAGTGCTGGCGGAATCCAATGCCGATCAGCGGCTCGACCCCGCCAGCCTGACCAAAATGATGACCAGCTACGTGGTAGGGCAGGCGCTGAAATCCGGCAAAATCACCAATGATGACATGGTCACCATTGGTCAGGACGCCTGGGCTACCGGTAACCCGAAACTGCGCGGCTCGTCGCTGATGTTCCTGAAACCGGGCGATCGCATTCCGGTGTCCGAACTCAATAAAGGCGTGGTGATCCAGTCAGGTAACGATGCCTGTATTGCGCTGGCCGATTACGTTGCCGGCAGCCAGGATGCGTTTATTGGCCTGATGAACAACTATGTAAAAGCCTTTGGTCTGCAGAATACCCATTTTATGACGGTGCACGGGCTGGACGCGGAAGGGCAGTACAGCACGGCGCGCGATATGGCGATCATCGGTCAGCGGCTAATCAGCGACGTGCCGGATGAATACGCCCTGAATAGCGAAAAAGAGTTTACCTTCAACAAAATCAAGCAAATGAACCGCAACCGTCTGCTGTGGAGCAGCAATCTGAAGGTGGATGGCATTAAAACCGGGCACACCTCCGGCGCGGGGAATAACCTGGTGGCCTCGGCAAAAGAGGGCGACATGCGGCTGATCTCGGTGGTACTGGGCGCGCAGACCGATGCGATCCGCTTCCGTGAAAGCGAAAAGCTGCTGACCTGGGGCTTCCGCTTTTATGAAACCGTCACGCCGATTAAATCCGACAAACCTTTCGCGCAGCAGCGCGTCTGGTTCGGGGACAAGAGTCAGGTCAATCTGGGCGTGGCGAAAGATGCGGCTATTACTTTGCCGAAAGGGCAGATGAAAAACCTCAAGGCGAGCTATACGCTCAGCACGCCGCAGCTGGAAGCGCCGCTGAAGAAAGATCAGGTCGTCGGCACCATCGATTTTCAGCTGGATGGCAAAACCATCGAGCAGCGGCCGCTGGTGGCGATGGAAGACGTGCCGGAAGGGGGCTTCATCGGCCGGATCTGGGACTTCATCATGATGAAAATGACCGGCTGGTTCGGCAAGTGGTTCAGCTGA
- a CDS encoding DUF1418 family protein — protein sequence MRNLARLPRGVLLLEAAGVMVIIVALLLVNDWLAAPATIGQKPLATLLFFLGVALMLPAAWLMMWRTAKAMAPQLFSQTNKKK from the coding sequence ATGCGTAATCTGGCTCGCTTGCCTCGTGGCGTACTGCTGCTGGAGGCAGCAGGCGTGATGGTGATTATCGTGGCGCTGCTGCTGGTCAACGACTGGCTGGCAGCACCGGCGACCATCGGCCAAAAGCCGCTGGCTACGCTATTGTTTTTTCTCGGCGTTGCGCTGATGCTGCCCGCCGCCTGGCTGATGATGTGGCGGACGGCAAAGGCGATGGCGCCGCAGTTGTTCAGTCAAACCAACAAAAAGAAGTAA